From the Acidobacteriota bacterium genome, the window ATGCTGGAGGACGAACGTCGTCTGCCCGTCGGGGAAAGCGTCTCCTCCCCACGTCCGATATCGGGCCCCGGCGAAGAACGACGTCTTCACCAGCCACATCCATCCCAGCCCGGCCACCACCGAGGGGAGGACGATCGCCGAGACCGAGATCCAGCGGTGCTTCCGTGATCCGAAGCGGGACGTGGGGATCGCCAGCGCGAGGAGCGCGAGCGGGGCGTAGGCTCCCTTTGTCGAGGCGGCCGCCACCGCCAGGGTCGCGAGCTTGACGACGTCGATCGTGGTGACAGGGGCATCGCGATCGATCGCGTCCAACATCTCCGAGATGAGCAGGAACGTGACGCCCATGGTGATGGCGTCGGCGTTGACAAAGCTGCTGAAGAAGAGACTCGTCGGAAGGATTGCGATGGCGGCGAGAGCGAATCGTTGCGAGGGGAGCCGCCGGATCGCAAGCCACGCGAGCAGCAGCCAGCCGATCAGGCCCGCGAGCCTGGACGCGTACAGCAGCGCGAGGGGCGATGCACCCGCCGCCGCTCCGAGACGAAAGACCACGGCCTGCGGCAGGAACGCGATCGGATGGTGGAGGGTGAAGATGCTGGCCGTGAGCGTCGCCCGGTGCTCCGTGTCGAGGGGGATCGCGGCCAGCTCCGCGTACCGAGCCCGTGAGTAAGGCCCGCTCGAGATCGCGGCGTACCCGCGGTCGATGAACGCCGCGACGCCGCCGGGGACATCCGACTCCTTGTCGAGAACGTGGAGGTAGGCGACCTCCGCGGTTCGCTGGTAGTGGAAGTACTCGTCGCCGCCGCCGAACGGCGGGTTCAGCGCGACGAGGAGGAGACCGAACGAGACGGCGACGACGAGAAACACGCATTCAGCCCTCTCGATCCCGCTCGGCGCTGTCCGCCTGATGGCCGACCTCCCTCGTCCTTCGATTCTCCGGCACTTCTCGCGATGAATCTAGCAGAACACCGGCGAGCGCTACGAAAGTCGAGGCGTGACATCGAACCGCCTGCGGTTGTCGGTTCTGCGGTTTCAGGGCGCTATCAGATGTCCCACTTTGTCGCACGATGTCCCATGGGCGTCATAGTCAATGTCACGGAGGCGCGTGCAGACTCGTAATATTCTTGAATGTTGGTCTTGACACACTGGCAGAATGCGAAATAATGAGTTCGCTATGACTCCAAATGCAGTTCGATCTGCCCGAGTCGATTCGATTCCCCGACTCTCTGGCTCGTGTTCCGGTGCAGCGTCCCTTCGCGTGATTCTTCGGCCGCGCCACGATCGGCGGAATGCGTCCGCCGAGAGTGACCGCGGGCGTCGACGCGAGGTGCGGGGGCGGTCCCATGGCGCGGAGGACGCTCGGCTCTGAAGGAGGTTCGAGATGAAGACGAGGAAAGTTGTTCTGGCGATCGGCGTTCTGGCTGTGGTCGCTATCGCCGTCTCCGTTTCCATCGCACGCACGGAGGTGACGACTCGCAAGCCGATTCAAGGTGAGGGGGCGTGCCCGGCCGAACTCACTCAAGCGACTGCGACGGCCTCGGGTACCGAGCCCTTGCAGAGGACGCCCGGATTCTGCAAGAACTCATTCTGCTGGGATGTGGGCGTGCGATGCGTCAACAGCTCCGGGACGTGCAGCGCGGGGGTGGGGAGCTGCGGCTATACGAAGCACAACGACAGCTCTTGCACAGCGGCGGATACACTCCCATCGTGCTTCAGCGCATGCGATTGATACTCCCGCCTTCCGGAGGGAGTTGAGCGCGTACGACTGAGTCATCGATAAAGCCCGCGTGACGCCGCCCTATCTTGAAGGCACGTCGTCGCGCGGGCGTTGCTTTCCCTGGAGTCGTTGCAACTTCTGCTGGACCTCCACGAGCCCCGGCCGCAATTCGAGCGCCCTTTCGTAATCCGCCCCCGCGTCGCCCACTTGTCCCAGCGCCGCGTGGGCATCCCCAAGATCAGCGAACGCGTGCGCATTCCCCGGATCTCGTGCGATCAGCTCCCGGAGCGCCGCGACGGCCTCATCGTTTCGTCCCATGAAGAGGAGGACTCGCCCCTTGTAGAACCACCCGAAGCGCGACTCTGGACAGTCGCGGATCGCCCGCTCCGCCTCCCCGAGTGCCGCCTCGGCGTTGTCCCGGCTCACGCGCGTGGGTGCGTCCTCCGCGCCGGGGCGGAGAACGGCGAACCCCTCGCGGCGGATCAGCTCTTCGGTTCCGGGGTTCCGCCGCACCAGGACGAAGACGCGATCGTCGTAGTAGACGGGGACGAACCCCCCTGCTCTCGTCAGGTCGTCGAAGACCGCCGCCTCGCGGTCGTCGAACCCCATGAAGAAGAGATCGACCGGATGCGCCGCGAGATACGCGCGCATCGCGGCCGGGGTCTCGAGCGCGCCGAGGTACTCGCGGTAGAGATCCTCCCCGTAGACCTCGTTCCGAGAGTCCATGTTGACCTTGACGCCCGGGCTCACGCGCTCGATGAGCGGCCCCGCGAGGGCGTACGAGACGAACGCATTCCCCGAAAGGTGCTCGCGCTCTACGAAGTCGAGAGCGCAGGACGGCACGTCGCGCGTGACGCCAAGCCCTCCTTCGCGGACGAACTTCCCGAAGTTGTAGTGATAGCCGAACGCCGCGACGGTGACCGTGACGGAGACGACGGCGAGCGAGGCGAGGACCGTGGCCGACGGTCGCCTCCATCGGGGAGACGCCGCAGCCAGGATCGGCCACGTCGCGAGCGCCGCGTCGGCGGTCCCGCGATTGTGGCGCAGCGCCAGAAGGAGGAAGAGCGCGACGATCCCCACGAAGGTGACGTCGAAGGTCCGCGCCCGGGCCGCCGCGAGAACGAGAAGCACTCCGGCGAGGGCATAGAGGGCGACGGCGAGAACGTCGGGAGTCCACAGGGGATGCCCCGGCTGGAACCAGCAGAGGATCAGCAGCGCAACCTCGAGGCCCAGCCACACAAGCAAGGCGCGGCGGATCCGATCGGAGCCCGCAAGGACCATCGCCCCGATCACCAGCACGACGTGCGCCACGAAGAAGACGAACATCGTGAAGGTGTTGTACGAGGGATCGTACGGCGGGCGCCACTCGAGGATCTGGTTCATGTAGAGGCGCATCCCCGTCAGCTCGAAAGGGAAGGTGAGGAGCTTCCAGCCGTACGGGTTTACGAGGCTCGCCGCGATCGTCGCCGGGATGAGCGCCGCCACCGCCACCGCGTCGGCTCGCGTCGCGCGCCCGCGCCACCTCTCCGCCGCCTCGCCGACAGCAAAGACCGCGACGAGCAGCAGCCCGACGACGTGGCCGCCGTGGAGGTTCACCCACAGGATGTGCAGGAGCGGGATGGCGTACAACCATGCGCGCCGGCGCCCCCCCTCGCGATACTCGA encodes:
- a CDS encoding DUF2142 domain-containing protein, encoding MFLVVAVSFGLLLVALNPPFGGGDEYFHYQRTAEVAYLHVLDKESDVPGGVAAFIDRGYAAISSGPYSRARYAELAAIPLDTEHRATLTASIFTLHHPIAFLPQAVVFRLGAAAGASPLALLYASRLAGLIGWLLLAWLAIRRLPSQRFALAAIAILPTSLFFSSFVNADAITMGVTFLLISEMLDAIDRDAPVTTIDVVKLATLAVAAASTKGAYAPLALLALAIPTSRFGSRKHRWISVSAIVLPSVVAGLGWMWLVKTSFFAGARYRTWGGDAFPDGQTTFVLQH